Proteins from a genomic interval of Ensifer canadensis:
- a CDS encoding SDR family oxidoreductase: MTTGLSGKVVLITAAAQGIGRATALAFAKAGAKVHATDINTEALAALAAEASVETHRLDVLDPGAVEALVAKIGQVDVLFNCAGFVHAGSILDMKDADLEFAFDLNVKAMIRTIRAVLPGMLSRKDGSIINMASVASSIKGVPNRFAYGVTKAAVIGLTKSVAADYVADGIRCNAICPGTVESPSLQDRMRAQGDYDAARAAFIARQPMGRIGTPEEIADLALYLAGATYTSGQAYAIDGGWTI, encoded by the coding sequence ATGACAACGGGTCTTTCGGGTAAGGTCGTCCTTATCACCGCCGCAGCCCAGGGCATCGGCCGCGCCACCGCGCTTGCCTTTGCCAAGGCCGGCGCCAAGGTGCATGCCACCGACATCAACACCGAGGCACTCGCAGCGCTGGCCGCAGAAGCCTCTGTTGAAACCCATCGGCTCGACGTTCTCGACCCAGGCGCTGTCGAGGCGCTGGTTGCCAAGATCGGTCAGGTCGACGTGCTCTTCAATTGCGCCGGTTTCGTGCATGCCGGCTCGATCCTCGACATGAAGGATGCCGACCTTGAATTCGCCTTCGACCTCAACGTCAAGGCGATGATCCGCACCATCCGGGCCGTGTTGCCGGGCATGCTTTCGCGCAAGGACGGCTCGATCATCAACATGGCTTCGGTTGCGTCCAGCATCAAGGGCGTGCCGAACCGCTTTGCCTATGGCGTGACCAAGGCGGCCGTCATCGGCCTGACCAAATCCGTTGCCGCCGACTATGTCGCCGACGGCATCCGCTGCAATGCCATCTGCCCTGGTACGGTCGAAAGCCCATCGCTGCAGGATCGCATGCGGGCACAGGGCGATTACGACGCGGCGAGGGCCGCCTTCATCGCCCGTCAGCCGATGGGCCGGATCGGCACGCCGGAAGAGATCGCCGATCTCGCCCTCTACCTCGCCGGCGCGACCTATACCTCCGGGCAGGCCTATGCCATCGATGGCGGCTGGACAATCTGA
- a CDS encoding TRAP transporter large permease, with the protein MTFFHLAGPSLLVVVLFLLSTPITWAMAIGALAFFLINMDMIPLANFAQEMAEGSQSVSLLALPLFVLAGCIMNASGITRRLLNLADVLVGHMTGALAQMCTVLGTLLGGLTASANADAAMLAKTLGVEMSERGYSRAFAAVITSSAAIITSLIPPSIGLIVYGFLAETSIGRLFAAGVVPGLVLAGGLMITTYFIAKKRGYKPLRKERASRAEAMKALVDGLWALSIPIVIFAGTRYGLFTTTEAGAVVVVYVLFVAVFGYREFTIRQIPEVLAESVRDSAVVMIMICAAAAFGFYLAWEQVPQAMSGWLGAATDNPLLMLLLINVLLIVIGTAIEGSAALIILTPMLIPIIDGVGIDRVHFGVVFITNLTIAGITPPVGGLMYISSMVLKVPMMAYAREVLPYLAMMMVLLLMLSMFPQLSLWLPNLVYGTTAVQ; encoded by the coding sequence ATGACCTTCTTTCATCTTGCCGGTCCGTCGCTGTTGGTCGTCGTGCTCTTCCTTTTGTCCACCCCGATCACCTGGGCGATGGCGATTGGAGCGTTGGCGTTCTTCCTCATCAACATGGACATGATCCCGCTTGCCAATTTCGCCCAGGAAATGGCCGAAGGTAGCCAGTCCGTGTCGCTGCTGGCGCTGCCGCTGTTCGTACTCGCCGGCTGCATCATGAACGCCTCGGGCATCACCCGCCGGCTGCTCAACCTTGCTGACGTCCTCGTCGGCCATATGACCGGGGCACTCGCCCAGATGTGCACGGTTCTCGGCACGCTGCTTGGCGGCCTGACTGCATCCGCCAACGCCGATGCGGCGATGCTTGCCAAGACGCTGGGCGTCGAAATGTCGGAGAGGGGATATAGCCGCGCCTTCGCCGCCGTCATCACGTCGTCGGCCGCCATCATCACCAGCCTGATCCCGCCGTCGATCGGTCTTATCGTCTATGGCTTCCTTGCCGAAACCTCGATCGGCCGGCTGTTTGCGGCTGGCGTCGTGCCCGGCCTTGTGCTTGCCGGCGGCCTGATGATCACCACCTACTTCATTGCCAAGAAGCGTGGCTACAAGCCGCTGCGCAAGGAGCGGGCGAGCCGTGCCGAAGCGATGAAGGCGCTGGTCGACGGTCTCTGGGCGCTGTCGATCCCGATCGTCATCTTCGCCGGAACTCGCTATGGGCTGTTCACCACCACGGAGGCTGGTGCAGTCGTCGTCGTCTACGTGCTGTTCGTGGCGGTCTTCGGTTACCGTGAGTTCACCATCCGCCAGATCCCGGAAGTGCTTGCCGAGTCGGTGCGCGATTCGGCCGTGGTCATGATCATGATCTGCGCGGCCGCGGCCTTCGGTTTCTATCTCGCCTGGGAACAGGTGCCGCAGGCGATGTCCGGCTGGCTGGGTGCAGCAACCGACAACCCGCTGTTGATGCTGTTGCTGATCAACGTGCTTCTGATCGTCATCGGTACGGCGATCGAGGGGTCGGCAGCGCTGATCATCCTCACGCCGATGCTGATCCCGATCATCGACGGCGTCGGTATCGATCGCGTGCATTTCGGCGTCGTCTTCATCACCAACCTGACCATTGCCGGCATTACGCCGCCGGTCGGTGGGCTGATGTACATCTCGTCGATGGTGCTGAAGGTTCCGATGATGGCCTATGCACGCGAAGTGCTGCCCTATCTCGCGATGATGATGGTGTTGTTGCTGATGCTCAGCATGTTCCCGCAGCTTTCGCTCTGGCTGCCGAACCTCGTTTACGGGACCACGGCTGTTCAATAG
- a CDS encoding fumarylacetoacetate hydrolase family protein: MKLLRYGEPGQEKPAIIDASGTLRDLSDHVADFSGAALDPAKLAELAKLDLAGLPAVAGSPRLGPCVAGTGKFICIGLNYSDHAAETGATVPSEPIIFMKATSAIVGPNDDLVIPRGSEKTDWEVELGVVIGRKAKYVSEAEALDYVAGYCTVHDVSERAFQIERQGQWTKGKSCDTFGPTGPWLVTKEEIPDPQNLPMWLKVNGETMQNGSSKTMVYGVAYIVSYLSQFMSLQPGDIISTGTPPGVGMGMKPPRYLKAGDVVELGIEGLGTQKQSVRADD, from the coding sequence ATGAAACTTCTTCGTTATGGCGAACCGGGGCAGGAAAAGCCTGCAATCATCGACGCGAGCGGCACGCTTCGCGATCTTTCCGACCATGTCGCCGACTTCTCGGGAGCAGCGCTGGATCCTGCCAAGTTGGCGGAGCTGGCCAAGCTCGATCTTGCCGGCCTTCCGGCTGTGGCCGGCAGCCCGCGCCTCGGCCCTTGCGTCGCTGGCACCGGCAAGTTCATCTGCATCGGCCTCAACTATTCCGACCATGCCGCCGAAACGGGTGCGACCGTTCCCTCCGAGCCGATCATATTCATGAAGGCGACGTCGGCCATCGTCGGTCCGAACGATGACCTCGTCATTCCGCGCGGCTCCGAGAAGACCGACTGGGAAGTCGAACTCGGCGTCGTCATCGGCCGCAAGGCGAAGTATGTCAGCGAAGCCGAAGCCCTCGACTATGTCGCCGGCTATTGCACGGTCCACGACGTGTCTGAGCGCGCGTTCCAGATCGAGCGCCAGGGACAGTGGACCAAGGGCAAGTCCTGCGACACCTTCGGCCCGACCGGCCCATGGCTGGTGACGAAGGAGGAAATCCCGGATCCGCAGAACCTGCCGATGTGGCTCAAGGTCAACGGCGAGACGATGCAGAACGGCTCATCCAAGACCATGGTCTATGGTGTCGCATATATCGTCTCCTACCTGTCGCAGTTCATGTCGCTGCAGCCGGGCGACATCATTTCGACCGGTACGCCGCCGGGCGTCGGCATGGGCATGAAGCCGCCGCGTTACCTCAAGGCCGGCGATGTCGTCGAACTCGGCATCGAAGGTCTCGGCACCCAGAAGCAGTCCGTACGCGCGGACGACTGA
- a CDS encoding L-fuconate dehydratase: MTRITDLRVFDLRFPTSQSLDGSDAMNPDPDYSAAYVILDTDSPGLAGHGLTFTIGRGNDICCMAIKAMQHLVVGSDTAEILANPGRFWRHLTSDSQLRWIGPEKGAIHLATGAIVNAIWDLLAKEAGKPVWQLVADMSPEEIADIVDYRYMTDVLTRDEAVAILKRAEAGKAERIATLKSEGYACYTTSAGWLGYDDDKLRRLAQEAIDQGFNHVKMKVGRDLADDIRRLTIAREVIGPDRYLMIDANQVWEVGEAIDWVKQLAFAKPFFIEEPTSPDDVAGHRKIREAIGPVKVATGEMCQNRIMFKQFIAEGAIDVVQIDSCRMGGLNEVLAVLLVAAKYELPVWPHAGGVGLCEYVQHLSMIDYIAVSGTKDGRVIEYVDHLHEHFLEPCIIHNAAYMPPERPGFSIEMKPQSIKDYTFKG; this comes from the coding sequence ATGACCCGCATCACCGATCTGCGCGTCTTCGATCTGCGCTTTCCCACATCGCAGAGCCTCGACGGTTCCGATGCCATGAACCCGGACCCTGACTATTCCGCGGCCTATGTCATCCTCGACACCGATAGCCCCGGATTGGCGGGCCATGGCCTGACGTTCACGATCGGGCGGGGCAACGACATCTGCTGCATGGCGATCAAAGCCATGCAGCATCTCGTCGTCGGCAGCGATACGGCGGAGATACTCGCCAATCCAGGCCGCTTTTGGCGACATCTGACCAGCGACAGCCAGCTGCGCTGGATCGGCCCGGAGAAGGGGGCCATTCATCTGGCCACCGGTGCCATCGTCAACGCGATCTGGGATCTGCTCGCCAAGGAAGCCGGCAAGCCCGTCTGGCAACTCGTCGCCGACATGTCGCCGGAAGAGATCGCCGACATTGTCGACTATCGCTATATGACCGATGTGCTGACCCGCGACGAAGCCGTGGCGATCCTGAAGCGTGCCGAAGCCGGCAAGGCGGAGCGTATCGCGACGCTGAAGAGCGAAGGTTACGCCTGCTATACGACGTCTGCCGGTTGGCTCGGCTATGACGACGACAAGCTTCGCCGGCTGGCGCAGGAGGCAATCGACCAGGGCTTCAATCACGTCAAGATGAAGGTCGGGCGTGATCTCGCCGACGACATCAGGCGCCTGACCATTGCACGCGAAGTCATCGGCCCGGACCGCTACCTGATGATCGATGCTAACCAGGTCTGGGAGGTCGGTGAAGCGATCGACTGGGTCAAACAACTGGCCTTTGCCAAGCCGTTCTTCATTGAGGAACCGACAAGTCCCGATGATGTCGCCGGCCACCGTAAGATCCGTGAGGCGATCGGCCCGGTGAAAGTCGCAACCGGTGAGATGTGCCAGAACCGGATCATGTTCAAGCAGTTCATCGCCGAGGGCGCGATCGACGTGGTGCAGATCGATTCCTGCCGCATGGGCGGCCTGAACGAAGTGCTGGCGGTTCTGCTGGTGGCGGCGAAGTATGAGCTTCCAGTCTGGCCGCATGCCGGCGGGGTAGGGCTCTGCGAATACGTCCAGCATCTGTCGATGATCGACTACATCGCCGTGTCTGGGACCAAGGATGGCCGGGTGATCGAGTATGTCGACCATTTGCACGAGCACTTCCTCGAGCCGTGCATCATCCACAACGCCGCCTACATGCCGCCGGAACGTCCAGGCTTTTCGATCGAGATGAAGCCGCAGTCCATCAAGGATTACACGTTCAAGGGCTAG
- a CDS encoding DUF6500 family protein, whose translation MRTALQRKILEVCDRKIAEKGPGVGLSFYAFFANRNDDPELLMEAAEWWIRTHRLDHFEKAVKIRAMVAALGEQTPIR comes from the coding sequence ATGAGAACCGCCTTGCAACGGAAGATACTGGAAGTTTGCGATCGGAAGATCGCTGAAAAGGGACCCGGGGTGGGCCTCTCGTTCTATGCCTTCTTTGCCAACAGAAACGATGACCCGGAGCTTTTGATGGAGGCGGCCGAATGGTGGATCAGAACCCATCGGCTCGACCATTTCGAGAAAGCCGTCAAGATCCGCGCGATGGTCGCCGCTTTGGGCGAGCAGACGCCGATCCGATAA
- a CDS encoding MFS transporter, which yields MFGPVLARYLAKRDIHYGWAVAAVTFLVMLATAGAMGSAGVLIKPLETEFGWSTAEISFALAIRLVLFGLLGPFAAAFMNHFGVRKVVSAALVLIVTGIIASFFMTQLWQMVALWGVVLGVGTGMTALVLGATVATRWFDKRRGLVVGLMTASNATGQLVFLPLLASLTEAIGWRTALTVVIAVLSFAFLLVLLFMQDRPADVGLAPYGGRAIVPAPAQKHNLRTLLLSPLKALQEASRSNTFWVLFATFFVCGFSTNGLIQMHWVSICGDVGIAAVGAAGFLALIGVFDLVGTVFSGWLSDRYDNRWLLFWFYGLRGLSLLFLPFSGFNIYTLSIFAIFYGLDWVATVPPTVKLSAERFGAERAALVFGWVFTGHQLGAASAAFLAGASRTSLETYTPALIAAGLLCIVAALLVLTIGQRAPANLVPQAG from the coding sequence ATGTTCGGACCGGTGCTTGCGCGGTATCTCGCCAAACGCGACATCCATTATGGCTGGGCTGTCGCGGCCGTTACATTCCTCGTCATGCTGGCGACCGCCGGTGCAATGGGGTCCGCGGGCGTTCTGATCAAGCCACTCGAAACAGAGTTCGGATGGTCGACTGCCGAGATATCGTTTGCGCTCGCCATTCGCCTCGTGCTCTTCGGTCTGCTTGGGCCGTTCGCGGCAGCCTTCATGAACCACTTCGGCGTCAGGAAGGTCGTTTCCGCGGCGCTGGTTCTCATCGTTACCGGCATCATTGCGTCGTTCTTCATGACGCAGTTGTGGCAGATGGTAGCGCTTTGGGGTGTCGTTCTCGGCGTCGGCACGGGCATGACCGCGCTAGTGCTCGGCGCCACCGTCGCCACGCGCTGGTTCGACAAAAGGCGCGGCCTCGTTGTCGGCCTGATGACGGCCAGCAATGCCACCGGGCAGTTGGTGTTCCTGCCCCTCCTCGCCTCTCTCACCGAGGCGATCGGCTGGCGCACCGCCCTCACCGTCGTCATCGCGGTCCTGTCCTTTGCCTTCCTCCTCGTGCTCCTGTTCATGCAGGATCGGCCTGCTGACGTCGGCTTGGCGCCCTATGGCGGCCGGGCGATCGTGCCGGCTCCAGCACAGAAGCATAATCTGCGCACCCTGTTGCTTTCGCCATTGAAGGCGCTGCAGGAAGCGTCCCGTTCAAACACGTTCTGGGTGCTGTTTGCGACCTTCTTCGTCTGTGGCTTCAGTACCAATGGCCTGATCCAGATGCATTGGGTGTCGATCTGCGGCGATGTCGGCATCGCTGCCGTCGGTGCGGCCGGTTTCCTGGCGCTGATCGGCGTATTCGACCTCGTCGGTACGGTCTTTTCCGGCTGGCTCTCCGACCGCTATGACAATCGTTGGCTGCTCTTCTGGTTCTACGGCCTTCGCGGCCTGTCGCTGCTGTTCCTTCCCTTCAGCGGCTTCAACATCTACACGCTGTCGATCTTCGCCATCTTCTATGGCCTCGACTGGGTCGCGACCGTCCCGCCGACCGTGAAGCTTTCGGCGGAACGCTTTGGTGCAGAGCGGGCGGCGCTGGTCTTCGGCTGGGTGTTTACCGGACACCAGCTCGGCGCGGCGAGCGCTGCATTCCTCGCCGGCGCGAGCAGGACGTCGCTCGAGACCTATACGCCAGCGCTTATTGCCGCCGGCTTGCTGTGCATCGTCGCCGCACTGTTGGTCCTGACCATCGGTCAGCGCGCACCGGCAAACCTGGTGCCGCAGGCGGGGTGA
- a CDS encoding C4-dicarboxylate TRAP transporter substrate-binding protein gives MKKFVLAAAIAALSYCGSANAQEYSLRFSTSQVNPNEPIVKAMKTFSERVEKRSDGRIAITVMTGDQLGAQKKVNEMVMSGASLLSATDYGQLGQFVPDMSILAGPYVYPSLEATDRLFASDLYKELSGKLEAQGIKIIMPNGLFGYRHIISNKPVRTPADLAGVTIRVPSSPIMMATFGSYGARPTELPWGDVYNALQTGVVDAAEGPFGSIAGAKLNETRKVVSKTGHQIMFTAWVASSQFFNGLPEDLQKILLEEGQTIAKELTEMTLETDDAYAKQLADSGVEIVTDVDVPAFVEASRVAYDKVPNITPGIYDRVQKAMAE, from the coding sequence ATGAAGAAGTTCGTGCTCGCGGCTGCCATCGCCGCTCTGTCCTATTGCGGTAGCGCCAATGCGCAGGAATACAGCCTGCGTTTTTCGACCTCGCAGGTGAATCCCAACGAGCCGATCGTCAAGGCGATGAAGACCTTCTCCGAGCGCGTCGAGAAGCGTTCTGACGGCCGAATCGCGATTACCGTGATGACCGGCGACCAGCTCGGCGCGCAGAAGAAGGTCAATGAGATGGTGATGAGCGGCGCCAGCCTGCTCAGCGCCACCGACTACGGCCAGCTCGGTCAGTTCGTGCCCGATATGTCGATCCTGGCCGGCCCCTACGTCTATCCGAGTCTTGAGGCCACGGACCGCCTGTTTGCATCGGACCTCTACAAGGAACTGTCGGGCAAGCTCGAGGCGCAGGGCATCAAGATCATCATGCCCAACGGCCTCTTCGGCTACCGCCACATCATCTCCAACAAGCCCGTCCGTACCCCGGCCGATCTTGCCGGCGTGACGATCCGCGTGCCGTCCTCGCCGATCATGATGGCGACCTTCGGCAGCTACGGCGCACGCCCGACGGAACTTCCCTGGGGCGATGTCTACAACGCGCTGCAGACCGGCGTCGTCGATGCCGCTGAAGGGCCATTCGGTTCGATCGCCGGTGCGAAGCTGAACGAGACCCGCAAGGTCGTCTCCAAGACCGGCCACCAGATCATGTTCACCGCCTGGGTCGCATCGAGCCAGTTCTTCAACGGCCTGCCGGAAGATCTGCAGAAGATCCTTCTGGAGGAGGGGCAGACGATCGCCAAGGAACTGACTGAGATGACGCTCGAAACCGACGACGCCTATGCCAAGCAGCTTGCCGACTCCGGTGTAGAGATCGTTACAGACGTCGACGTTCCGGCTTTCGTCGAGGCATCGCGCGTCGCCTACGACAAGGTGCCGAATATTACCCCGGGCATCTACGATCGCGTTCAGAAGGCGATGGCCGAGTAG
- a CDS encoding L-rhamnose mutarotase, with product MQRMGMVIGLQPDKIAEYKTLHAAVWPEILALISECNITNYSIFLKEPENLLFGYWEYIGEDFAADMARMAAHPKNQEWWSVCMPCQKPLETRGDGEWWAMMEEVFHHDGKVLHRD from the coding sequence ATGCAACGAATGGGAATGGTGATCGGTCTTCAGCCCGACAAGATCGCCGAATACAAGACGCTGCACGCTGCCGTCTGGCCGGAGATCCTCGCGCTGATCTCCGAGTGCAACATCACGAATTACTCGATCTTCCTCAAGGAGCCGGAAAACCTGCTGTTCGGCTACTGGGAATATATCGGCGAGGATTTCGCAGCCGACATGGCCAGGATGGCCGCGCACCCGAAGAACCAGGAATGGTGGTCGGTGTGCATGCCATGCCAGAAGCCGCTCGAAACGCGCGGGGATGGAGAGTGGTGGGCGATGATGGAGGAAGTCTTCCACCACGACGGAAAGGTCTTGCATCGTGACTGA
- a CDS encoding Gfo/Idh/MocA family protein codes for MTDQFDPTSLQQSWPTPEKPRPIVIFGAGSIVGDAHLPAYRKAGLPVAGIFDPDVKKAASLAAEWGIRAFATETEALAIPDAIFDLATPPAAHAAILSKLPVGSGALIQKPMGADLAAATEILNICRDRQLQAAVNFQLRFAPMMLALRDAIEKGYLGQIVDFDAWLALATPWGLWPFLKGLPRIEIAMHSIHYLDLIRGLLGNPDGVHAKTIGHPNHEVAQTRTAAILDYGDQVRCVLSVNHDHDFGRKFQACEFRISGTEGAAYVKLGVNLDYPRGEPDELWIRPAGGTEWVEVPLNGAWFPDAFANRMANLQRFVSGEDEQLIGAVDDAWQTMALVEAAYQSSARPATAIAPLPGR; via the coding sequence GTGACTGACCAGTTCGATCCGACGTCGCTGCAGCAATCCTGGCCGACACCCGAAAAACCGCGCCCGATCGTCATCTTCGGCGCCGGCAGCATTGTCGGTGATGCGCATCTTCCGGCCTATCGCAAGGCAGGCCTTCCCGTCGCCGGCATCTTCGATCCCGATGTCAAGAAGGCGGCGTCGCTTGCTGCCGAATGGGGCATCCGAGCGTTTGCGACCGAGACCGAGGCGCTGGCAATCCCAGATGCGATCTTCGATCTGGCGACGCCGCCGGCAGCGCATGCTGCAATCCTGTCGAAACTGCCAGTAGGATCGGGCGCCCTGATCCAGAAGCCGATGGGCGCAGATCTGGCAGCAGCCACGGAGATCCTCAACATCTGCCGTGACCGGCAATTGCAGGCGGCAGTCAATTTCCAGCTTCGCTTTGCCCCGATGATGCTGGCGCTGCGCGACGCGATCGAAAAAGGCTATCTCGGCCAGATCGTCGACTTCGATGCGTGGCTTGCACTTGCCACGCCCTGGGGTCTCTGGCCGTTCCTCAAAGGGTTGCCGCGGATCGAGATCGCCATGCACTCGATCCATTATCTCGATCTGATCCGCGGACTGCTCGGCAATCCCGACGGTGTGCACGCCAAGACGATCGGCCATCCCAATCATGAGGTGGCGCAGACCCGCACGGCCGCCATTCTCGACTACGGCGACCAGGTGCGCTGCGTGCTTTCGGTCAATCACGACCATGATTTCGGCCGCAAGTTCCAGGCCTGCGAGTTCCGTATCTCGGGAACCGAGGGGGCGGCATACGTCAAGCTGGGCGTCAATCTCGACTATCCGCGCGGCGAGCCCGACGAACTGTGGATCCGGCCAGCCGGTGGCACGGAATGGGTGGAGGTGCCGCTCAACGGCGCCTGGTTCCCAGACGCTTTTGCCAATCGCATGGCCAACCTGCAACGCTTCGTTAGTGGCGAGGACGAGCAGCTGATCGGCGCAGTCGACGACGCCTGGCAGACGATGGCGCTGGTCGAGGCCGCCTACCAATCCAGCGCGCGGCCTGCAACCGCGATCGCGCCACTTCCCGGACGTTGA
- a CDS encoding MaoC/PaaZ C-terminal domain-containing protein translates to MLEQTIHFEDYELGHVRLSTGRTITETDFVVHAGHTGDFFPHHMDAEFAKTLPGGQRIAHGTMIFSIGVGLTASLINPVAFSYGYDRLRFVRPVHIGDTIRTRVTISAKEDDPKRPKAGRVVERCEVINQRGEVVLAADHILVVERKA, encoded by the coding sequence ATGTTGGAACAGACAATCCATTTCGAAGACTATGAACTCGGCCATGTCAGGTTGAGCACAGGCCGTACGATCACCGAGACCGACTTCGTGGTCCATGCCGGGCATACGGGCGACTTCTTCCCGCACCACATGGACGCGGAATTCGCCAAAACCTTGCCCGGCGGCCAGCGGATCGCCCATGGCACCATGATCTTTTCCATCGGCGTCGGCCTGACGGCGTCGCTGATCAATCCCGTCGCCTTTTCTTATGGCTATGATCGGTTACGGTTCGTGCGTCCGGTTCATATCGGCGACACCATCCGCACCCGCGTGACGATCTCCGCCAAGGAGGACGATCCGAAGCGGCCGAAGGCGGGACGTGTCGTCGAACGGTGCGAAGTTATCAACCAGCGTGGCGAGGTCGTCCTCGCCGCCGATCATATCCTGGTCGTCGAACGCAAAGCATGA
- a CDS encoding MarR family winged helix-turn-helix transcriptional regulator produces the protein MSYCYCILLRKASRRVTSLYDDALAPIGVNLAQFSLLRNIQRAEPISLTDLGQRTELDRSTVSRNVKVLEKMELVVMVSGQDQRESAVELSAKGRQVLRDGAPLWDGVQTAIEAKLGDKASAQLTALLQAL, from the coding sequence ATGTCCTATTGTTATTGCATCCTCCTGCGCAAAGCCTCGAGACGAGTGACGTCGCTCTATGACGACGCGCTTGCGCCTATTGGCGTCAATCTCGCGCAGTTCAGTCTGCTGCGAAATATCCAGCGGGCCGAGCCCATCTCTTTGACGGATCTCGGCCAGCGCACGGAACTCGACCGTTCGACGGTCAGCCGGAACGTCAAGGTCCTTGAAAAAATGGAGCTGGTCGTAATGGTGAGCGGGCAGGATCAAAGGGAATCTGCTGTCGAATTGTCCGCCAAGGGGCGGCAGGTCCTGCGTGACGGGGCTCCTCTCTGGGACGGCGTTCAGACGGCAATCGAAGCCAAGCTCGGCGACAAGGCATCTGCACAACTGACAGCTTTGCTGCAGGCTCTCTAG
- a CDS encoding TRAP transporter small permease yields the protein METSHLQEETIPLLSFRRADEAIGVVALIVIVFSILWGVVSRYIFPQPAAWTYELAIMAFAYLVFFGAVAGVRLGTHAAIDVLVTAFPAGWQKAIAWFNYLLLAVFFLVMTVLFAWQAWTSRQVHTIALDLSRSLSYGPLALASAGMFVQHLIVERPWTARVHRNVESLI from the coding sequence ATGGAAACCTCACACCTTCAGGAAGAGACAATACCTCTTCTCAGTTTTCGCCGCGCCGACGAGGCGATCGGCGTTGTCGCGCTCATCGTCATCGTCTTTTCGATCCTCTGGGGTGTCGTCAGTCGCTATATCTTCCCGCAGCCGGCTGCATGGACCTACGAACTGGCGATCATGGCCTTTGCCTATCTCGTGTTTTTCGGCGCCGTTGCCGGTGTTCGGTTGGGGACGCATGCGGCGATCGATGTGCTGGTCACGGCCTTCCCCGCAGGCTGGCAGAAGGCGATTGCCTGGTTCAATTACCTGTTGCTCGCCGTCTTCTTCCTGGTGATGACGGTGCTGTTTGCCTGGCAGGCATGGACGTCGCGCCAGGTCCACACCATCGCGCTCGACCTGTCGCGCAGCCTCTCCTATGGCCCGCTCGCCCTCGCGTCCGCCGGCATGTTCGTTCAGCACCTGATCGTCGAAAGACCGTGGACTGCGCGGGTGCATCGCAATGTGGAATCGCTGATATGA
- a CDS encoding TerC family protein, which yields MDTSLLFIVWLGKPIWMWLSFITLVIAILSFDLGVLHKENKEIEVGESIKLSALYISLGLAFGGWVWWYLGADAGLAYMTGFVVEKTLALDNVFVIALIFSFFAVPRLYQHRVLFWGILGVIVLRAIMIGVGATLVAEFSWLLYIFAAFLVVTGLKMLFMKEAEPDISNNALVRFMRNRFNVTETHHGEHFFVKQADPKSGKLIWFITPLFMALVLIEVADVIFAVDSVPAIFAITTDPFLVYTSNIFAILGLRALYFALAAMIHRFRYLKPALAVVLIFIGSKIFVADLLGLEKFPAALSLGITFAIIASGVIWSLVKTRGEPIPAE from the coding sequence GTGGATACTTCCCTTTTGTTTATCGTTTGGCTGGGTAAGCCAATCTGGATGTGGCTCAGCTTCATCACGCTGGTCATCGCTATCCTGTCCTTCGACCTTGGCGTGCTGCACAAGGAAAACAAGGAAATCGAGGTTGGCGAGAGCATCAAGCTCTCGGCGCTCTACATCTCGCTTGGCCTCGCTTTCGGCGGCTGGGTCTGGTGGTATCTGGGCGCCGACGCCGGCCTTGCCTACATGACCGGCTTCGTCGTCGAAAAGACGCTCGCGCTCGACAACGTGTTCGTCATCGCCCTCATTTTCTCATTCTTTGCCGTCCCGCGTCTCTACCAGCATCGGGTGCTTTTTTGGGGCATCCTCGGCGTCATCGTCCTGCGCGCCATCATGATCGGCGTCGGTGCGACGCTTGTCGCTGAATTCTCATGGCTACTCTACATCTTCGCTGCCTTCCTCGTCGTTACCGGCTTGAAGATGCTGTTCATGAAAGAAGCCGAGCCCGACATCTCCAACAACGCGTTGGTGCGCTTCATGCGGAACCGTTTCAATGTAACGGAGACCCATCACGGCGAACATTTCTTCGTCAAGCAGGCTGATCCGAAGAGCGGCAAGCTGATCTGGTTCATCACGCCGCTGTTCATGGCCCTCGTGCTTATCGAGGTGGCTGACGTTATCTTCGCCGTCGATTCGGTACCGGCGATCTTCGCCATCACCACCGACCCGTTCCTGGTTTATACGTCCAACATCTTCGCCATTCTCGGCCTGCGGGCGCTCTACTTCGCACTGGCTGCGATGATCCACCGTTTCCGCTATCTGAAGCCGGCTCTGGCCGTTGTCCTGATCTTCATCGGCTCGAAGATCTTCGTTGCCGATCTGCTGGGCCTGGAGAAATTCCCGGCGGCGCTGTCGCTTGGCATCACCTTTGCCATCATCGCAAGCGGCGTGATCTGGAGCTTGGTCAAGACGCGCGGGGAACCGATACCGGCCGAGTAA